The Dethiosulfovibrio peptidovorans DSM 11002 genome has a window encoding:
- a CDS encoding DUF327 family protein: MAAINRISGERSGGVEVPLKGDGRAVSSSGGRGSSFDQTVQIMELEALFKELEDVGTKLSSVPSTAIMSRYRELVRQLLDRALKGVRLRRDLKWRRGDKRGFLVVEQTDAWLEELEQVLFRENSRTRVLRLMEDIKGCLISLLF; encoded by the coding sequence TTGGCAGCTATAAATAGAATTTCAGGAGAGCGTTCCGGTGGAGTGGAAGTTCCCCTGAAGGGCGACGGCAGGGCAGTCTCCTCCTCAGGAGGAAGAGGCAGCTCTTTCGATCAGACTGTCCAGATCATGGAACTAGAGGCACTTTTCAAGGAGCTCGAGGACGTAGGTACGAAGCTGTCCAGCGTTCCATCCACGGCTATAATGTCCAGGTATAGGGAACTGGTGAGGCAGCTTTTAGACAGGGCCCTTAAGGGCGTGAGACTAAGAAGGGATCTGAAGTGGCGTAGAGGGGACAAGAGAGGCTTCCTGGTAGTCGAGCAGACCGACGCATGGCTGGAGGAGCTGGAACAGGTTCTTTTCAGGGAGAACAGCCGTACCAGGGTTCTCAGACTTATGGAGGATATAAAGGGATGTCTGATCTCTCTTCTTTTCTAG
- the tmk gene encoding dTMP kinase: MRQLSLAHRSGLFISLEGIDGCGKSTQAMLLRDHLEERGRSVVLTKEPGDWSHGGEIRRILLGGDLRHEHTELFLFMADRCEHLLQVVIPALDRGDIVICDRYTDSTLAYQCFGRGLDPTFVEGLFNWSDFPVPDVTFWIDVPLSCSLGRISSRGSLDRMEEDSDFLDRVRSGFQSLRESYEDRIIRIDGEGEENVVFSRLMESLEGLIPWQL; encoded by the coding sequence ATGCGACAATTGTCTTTAGCGCATCGTTCGGGTTTATTCATTTCCCTGGAAGGTATAGATGGCTGTGGAAAATCTACCCAGGCTATGTTGTTGAGAGATCACCTGGAGGAAAGGGGACGTTCCGTGGTTCTCACCAAGGAGCCTGGAGACTGGTCCCATGGGGGGGAGATCAGACGTATACTCCTCGGCGGGGATCTTCGTCACGAACACACGGAGCTTTTCCTGTTCATGGCGGACAGATGCGAGCATCTTCTGCAGGTAGTGATTCCCGCTCTGGACAGGGGCGACATAGTCATATGCGATAGATATACCGACTCTACCCTTGCCTATCAGTGCTTCGGTAGAGGGTTGGATCCGACCTTCGTGGAGGGGCTTTTCAACTGGAGCGATTTTCCCGTTCCCGACGTGACCTTCTGGATAGACGTGCCACTTTCCTGCTCGCTGGGTAGAATAAGCTCGAGAGGGAGTCTCGATCGTATGGAGGAGGACTCCGATTTTCTCGATAGAGTCCGGTCCGGTTTTCAGTCTCTGAGGGAGAGCTACGAGGATAGAATTATCAGGATAGACGGAGAAGGAGAGGAGAACGTCGTGTTCTCCCGCTTGATGGAGTCCCTGGAGGGGTTGATTCCTTGGCAGCTATAA
- a CDS encoding peptidase M18 translates to MTDKKTRKGRTNSWTRYGKVDMTESLRFLMDTATANKTEREWVRWLQSDLERKGSKEVRETSSLKPCDTVHMNWKGRALLAAKVGKKGLSSGVTVIASHIDSPRVDIKSRPLYEEGNLALLDCHYYGGLKKYQWTNVPLALHGEIHKGDGASEHIVIGEDASEPVLMIPDLEPHVDRDMAKRKASETVVGEDLDAIVGHRPIENDETENPIKEAVLSLLKDRFAMEEQDFLSADLALVPAGPARLAGLDESMVSAYGLDDRICTSMSYKAFCDMETPDKTAIFVAVDREEIGSESIGGIQGTFLDLFLLELLRSAENRSDILSLRRLYSESCAISADVTSGMNPLYKKNYVRDQQALLGNGVGVVKFTGSGGKYDGNEARGEFVAAVIACLDRAEIPWQTGSFGTVDKAGGGTIGKYLARTGMDTLDMGPTLLSMHAPMEIASVADVEALYRSYIALWSDLGHF, encoded by the coding sequence ATGACCGACAAAAAAACGAGAAAAGGCCGCACCAATAGCTGGACGCGATACGGCAAGGTCGACATGACAGAATCCCTAAGATTTCTTATGGACACCGCAACCGCTAATAAGACCGAGAGAGAGTGGGTACGGTGGCTCCAATCGGATCTCGAAAGAAAAGGATCCAAGGAAGTAAGAGAGACTTCCTCTCTAAAACCGTGCGATACGGTTCACATGAACTGGAAAGGACGGGCCCTTCTCGCCGCTAAGGTGGGCAAAAAAGGTCTATCTTCGGGAGTCACGGTAATAGCATCCCACATAGATTCACCCAGGGTCGACATAAAAAGTCGCCCTCTTTACGAGGAAGGCAACTTGGCCCTTCTCGACTGCCATTATTACGGAGGTTTGAAAAAATATCAATGGACCAACGTCCCTCTGGCGTTACACGGAGAGATCCATAAAGGGGACGGGGCCTCCGAACACATCGTCATAGGAGAGGATGCGTCCGAACCGGTCCTGATGATACCGGACCTGGAACCCCACGTGGACAGAGACATGGCCAAGAGGAAGGCATCGGAGACGGTCGTGGGCGAGGACCTCGACGCCATAGTCGGTCATCGCCCGATAGAGAACGACGAGACAGAGAACCCGATAAAAGAAGCTGTACTGTCTCTCCTAAAAGATCGGTTCGCCATGGAAGAGCAGGACTTTTTGTCCGCCGATCTCGCCCTCGTACCGGCGGGACCGGCTAGACTCGCGGGATTGGACGAGTCGATGGTTTCGGCCTACGGGTTGGACGACAGGATCTGCACCTCCATGTCCTACAAAGCCTTCTGCGACATGGAGACTCCTGATAAAACGGCTATCTTCGTGGCTGTCGACAGGGAGGAAATAGGCAGCGAAAGCATAGGTGGAATCCAGGGGACCTTTTTGGATCTATTCCTCCTGGAGCTCCTTCGATCTGCGGAGAACAGATCGGATATCCTCTCCCTAAGGAGACTCTACTCGGAAAGCTGTGCCATAAGCGCAGACGTAACGTCCGGCATGAACCCCCTCTACAAGAAAAACTACGTCAGAGACCAGCAGGCTCTCTTAGGAAACGGCGTGGGGGTGGTCAAGTTCACCGGAAGCGGCGGAAAATACGACGGCAACGAGGCACGAGGCGAATTCGTCGCTGCGGTGATAGCCTGTCTGGATAGAGCGGAGATCCCATGGCAGACGGGCAGCTTCGGAACGGTGGATAAAGCCGGAGGAGGAACCATCGGAAAATATCTGGCAAGGACTGGGATGGACACGTTGGATATGGGACCGACGCTCCTATCGATGCACGCCCCCATGGAGATAGCCAGCGTTGCCGACGTAGAGGCGCTATATCGGTCCTACATAGCGCTGTGGAGCGATCTAGGACACTTCTAA
- a CDS encoding SpoIVB peptidase S55 domain-containing protein, with protein sequence MEKEMNRFFICMSLSLALVALWIASPSMASVTFSPNVPVMDVEDVVPGLKGKAYTVVSGTSVKTFPVTVISVIPQNGTPSNLILIRAEGPIIEATGGIAAGMSGSPVFVGKKLIGAIGYGWNFSDHRLGLVTPIDDMCQIFSWKDMKRKFVPFVDYLTETGKVSSDMEPKAERMVLSLSGIGGRSRQRLSESLDMPVVLAGSSWRGADAVEYGSSLVPGSAIGVLLVWGDVTLGATGTLSALAEDGRFLAFAHPFISNGAVSYPVTKAWIHHVIPSVEAPFKIGSFGPIVGTVTQDRPQAIGGRMGTFAPALDLSLRFHDRDQGKREIRRFRAVPEPFLVSRAVPAVFMGLTDDLWGRKGAGTAKLTVTFEGGGLPRGWTYTNYLFSPSDIVETMSKEVEGLVSTVALNPFRELLPLGVHFAVDVTRDPRILYVDSIRLDGDTYSPGDTVIVSVDLRPYRGKSRTREFSLIVPEKAIGPCRIAVRGGGLGEPDGGEMGDMDRSISSLPELLGELDDRERNNEVVIELIYQDMGSEMPEDFRSPRSLEFPGEIRRRKIKEGSMRVYRSDYYVDGSLQKSFVVVPEGKEGEGTSKEKE encoded by the coding sequence ATGGAGAAAGAGATGAACCGCTTCTTCATATGTATGTCTCTATCTCTGGCCCTAGTTGCTCTGTGGATAGCCTCTCCTTCCATGGCAAGCGTTACATTTTCTCCGAATGTGCCTGTCATGGACGTCGAAGACGTGGTCCCCGGTCTCAAAGGAAAGGCCTACACCGTTGTCTCCGGGACCTCCGTAAAGACCTTCCCAGTAACCGTGATAAGCGTGATTCCCCAAAACGGAACTCCGTCGAACCTCATCCTTATACGGGCCGAGGGGCCGATAATCGAGGCCACCGGTGGGATAGCCGCCGGCATGAGCGGGAGCCCTGTCTTTGTCGGTAAAAAGCTGATAGGCGCTATAGGTTACGGATGGAACTTCAGCGATCACAGGTTGGGTCTGGTTACCCCTATAGATGACATGTGCCAGATCTTCTCCTGGAAGGACATGAAAAGAAAGTTCGTCCCCTTCGTAGACTATCTAACCGAAACAGGCAAGGTTTCGTCGGATATGGAGCCCAAGGCGGAAAGGATGGTCCTCTCCCTGTCAGGGATAGGAGGAAGATCTCGCCAGAGGCTTTCCGAGTCCCTGGATATGCCTGTGGTTTTGGCGGGATCTTCCTGGAGGGGAGCCGATGCCGTGGAATACGGGTCTTCCTTGGTTCCCGGAAGCGCCATAGGGGTGCTTCTGGTATGGGGGGATGTCACCCTAGGTGCCACCGGAACCCTTTCCGCTCTGGCCGAGGACGGTCGTTTCCTGGCCTTCGCCCATCCGTTTATCTCCAACGGTGCGGTGTCCTATCCGGTCACCAAGGCCTGGATACATCACGTTATACCAAGCGTTGAAGCTCCCTTCAAGATCGGATCATTCGGCCCCATAGTTGGGACTGTGACCCAAGATAGACCTCAGGCTATAGGAGGACGAATGGGAACTTTCGCCCCGGCCCTGGACCTTTCCCTCCGTTTTCACGACAGAGATCAGGGAAAGAGGGAGATACGCCGTTTCAGGGCGGTCCCTGAGCCTTTTTTGGTCTCCAGGGCCGTTCCTGCGGTGTTCATGGGGTTGACCGACGATCTTTGGGGCAGAAAAGGAGCGGGGACCGCCAAGTTGACAGTCACCTTCGAGGGAGGAGGTCTCCCGAGAGGCTGGACCTACACAAATTATCTCTTCTCTCCGTCAGATATAGTGGAGACCATGTCCAAGGAGGTCGAGGGGTTGGTATCCACCGTGGCCTTGAATCCCTTCAGGGAACTTCTTCCTCTAGGGGTCCATTTCGCTGTGGACGTTACCAGAGATCCCCGTATCCTATATGTCGACTCCATAAGACTGGACGGCGATACCTATAGCCCGGGAGATACTGTCATTGTATCGGTCGATCTCAGGCCCTACAGAGGTAAATCCAGGACAAGGGAGTTTTCCCTTATAGTTCCGGAAAAAGCCATCGGTCCCTGCAGGATAGCCGTTCGGGGAGGCGGTTTGGGAGAGCCAGACGGTGGGGAAATGGGGGATATGGATCGTTCTATATCCAGTCTTCCCGAGCTTTTAGGCGAGTTGGACGACAGGGAAAGGAATAACGAGGTCGTGATAGAGTTGATCTATCAGGACATGGGGTCCGAGATGCCCGAGGACTTCCGTTCTCCCCGGTCTCTGGAGTTTCCCGGCGAGATAAGACGGCGTAAGATAAAAGAGGGATCTATGAGGGTCTATCGCTCGGATTATTACGTCGACGGAAGCCTTCAGAAAAGCTTTGTTGTGGTTCCTGAAGGCAAGGAAGGTGAAGGGACCTCTAAGGAAAAGGAATAA
- the prfB gene encoding peptide chain release factor 2 (programmed frameshift) — protein MNNISTSAVLEELQALLSDLQESLDLPSLRGETGRLHEIMALPDFWGRDDAQRISTDLARLESRISSWDRMSSEYQDLVVLAELLDEEDDQELEAEFFSRSESLSKSMDAFSMELLLNGDYDGNNAIMTVHAGSGGLDSQDWAEMLYRMYLRWCESNHYKTKILDYQRDEEGGIKTVTLLVEGDFAYGYLQSEVGVHRLVRISPFDTAKRRHTSFASVDVAPELPDDVEVDIRTEDLRIDTFRASGAGGQHVNMTDSAVRITHIPTGIVVSCQNERSQHMNKAVAMQVLRGKLYERSMSERQDTLDSLHDKKEISWGNQIRSYVLHPYTMVKDHRTGEETGNAAAVLDGDLERFILSYLRWRKR, from the exons GTGAATAATATATCCACATCCGCTGTATTGGAGGAACTTCAGGCTCTGCTGTCGGACCTGCAGGAAAGTCTT GACCTGCCTTCTTTGAGAGGTGAGACCGGCAGACTTCACGAGATAATGGCTTTGCCCGATTTCTGGGGAAGAGACGATGCCCAGCGAATATCCACCGATCTGGCCAGGCTGGAGAGCAGGATTTCCTCCTGGGACAGAATGAGCTCCGAGTATCAGGATCTGGTCGTCCTGGCGGAGCTTCTGGACGAGGAGGACGACCAGGAGTTGGAAGCGGAGTTTTTCTCTAGGTCCGAGAGTCTTTCCAAGTCGATGGATGCCTTCAGCATGGAGCTTCTCCTGAACGGGGACTACGATGGCAACAACGCGATAATGACCGTCCATGCCGGGTCCGGGGGACTGGATTCTCAGGATTGGGCGGAGATGCTATACAGGATGTACCTCCGTTGGTGCGAGTCCAACCACTATAAAACCAAGATTCTAGACTATCAGAGGGACGAGGAAGGTGGCATCAAAACGGTGACTTTGTTGGTCGAGGGCGATTTCGCCTACGGGTATCTCCAGTCGGAGGTCGGGGTTCATCGTCTGGTTCGCATATCACCTTTCGATACCGCTAAAAGAAGACACACCAGCTTTGCCTCGGTAGACGTGGCTCCCGAGCTCCCGGACGATGTCGAGGTGGATATCAGGACCGAGGATCTGCGCATAGATACCTTTCGGGCGAGTGGAGCAGGGGGGCAGCATGTCAACATGACCGATTCGGCGGTTCGCATAACCCATATCCCGACCGGTATAGTCGTATCCTGTCAAAACGAGCGATCCCAGCATATGAACAAAGCGGTGGCGATGCAGGTGCTGAGGGGAAAGCTATACGAAAGATCCATGTCGGAACGACAGGATACCCTGGACAGTCTCCACGACAAGAAGGAGATATCCTGGGGAAATCAGATAAGGTCCTATGTGCTCCATCCCTATACCATGGTCAAGGATCACAGGACAGGCGAGGAGACGGGGAACGCCGCGGCGGTCCTGGACGGGGACCTGGAGCGGTTCATCCTGTCCTACCTCAGATGGAGAAAGAGATGA
- the selD gene encoding selenide, water dikinase SelD produces MPRLTEMSRTSGUAAKIGPADLDEVLKAFPVPEDDRLITTWDCGEDAALWEIDENRVGILTLDFITPVVDDPKAWGEIAAANAISDVFAMGGRPFVALNIVAFPINCLPLDTLKGVMEGGYSKVIDSGAFLMGGHSVEDEEPKYGLCVFGEVEKDALWKTTGADPGDLLILTKPLGSGIIATAVKADMVDDPVWAEDATKWMSKLNDLPLKMARSMRKAIKSCTDVTGFGLAGHCLDMLSTKKVNLELKSEKLPLMDGALELASMGLLPAGAYTNRSLYEGRVEGLDSMGERADFLFDPQTSGGLLLTVSPDKSEELMELAIENGFEKTAVIGRFKDGDGRIQIV; encoded by the coding sequence ATGCCTCGACTGACCGAGATGTCAAGGACGAGCGGCTGAGCCGCAAAAATAGGTCCGGCGGACCTAGACGAGGTACTGAAGGCCTTTCCGGTCCCCGAAGACGACCGTCTTATAACGACCTGGGACTGCGGAGAGGACGCTGCTCTTTGGGAGATAGACGAGAATAGGGTCGGTATACTCACTCTGGATTTCATAACCCCCGTGGTGGACGACCCTAAAGCCTGGGGAGAGATAGCGGCGGCCAACGCCATAAGCGACGTGTTCGCCATGGGGGGCAGACCTTTCGTGGCTCTCAACATCGTCGCTTTCCCCATAAACTGCCTCCCTCTGGATACCCTAAAGGGTGTAATGGAAGGAGGTTACTCGAAGGTAATCGACTCTGGTGCCTTCCTCATGGGAGGACACAGCGTAGAGGACGAAGAGCCCAAGTACGGGCTCTGTGTTTTCGGTGAAGTGGAAAAAGACGCTCTCTGGAAGACGACCGGAGCCGACCCGGGGGACCTGCTCATACTGACCAAGCCTCTCGGAAGCGGCATAATAGCCACCGCGGTAAAGGCAGATATGGTGGACGACCCTGTTTGGGCCGAAGACGCGACGAAATGGATGAGCAAATTGAACGATCTGCCGCTGAAGATGGCCCGATCGATGAGAAAAGCCATCAAGAGCTGCACCGACGTCACCGGTTTCGGGCTGGCCGGTCACTGCCTCGATATGCTTTCGACCAAAAAGGTGAACCTGGAACTGAAATCTGAAAAACTGCCTCTGATGGACGGCGCCTTAGAGCTGGCCTCTATGGGACTTCTACCCGCTGGGGCCTACACCAACAGGTCTCTTTACGAGGGAAGGGTGGAGGGACTGGATTCGATGGGCGAAAGAGCCGACTTCCTCTTCGATCCTCAGACCAGTGGAGGGCTTCTCCTGACCGTATCTCCCGATAAAAGCGAGGAGCTTATGGAGCTGGCAATCGAGAACGGTTTTGAGAAGACCGCGGTAATAGGACGTTTCAAAGATGGAGACGGAAGGATACAGATAGTTTAA
- the pyrE gene encoding orotate phosphoribosyltransferase, with product MSQIRDKLEELMLESEAYLKGHFLLTSGKHSGHYMQCAMMLRFPDNADFAGRSIAESLKGKSIDFVASPAIGGLIIGHEVAKALGVPFIFCERENGKMSLRRFPVPVGERFVVVEDVITTGGSAAEVGRCLSEAGCEWVDTACIVDRSGGKHCFDKDPLSLWKVSFPVYDPDECPLCSDGSKPYKPGSR from the coding sequence ATGAGTCAGATAAGGGATAAACTCGAGGAACTGATGCTGGAGTCCGAAGCGTATCTGAAGGGGCATTTCCTCCTGACATCCGGCAAGCACAGCGGCCATTATATGCAGTGCGCTATGATGCTTCGTTTTCCCGATAATGCAGATTTCGCCGGTCGTAGCATAGCCGAGTCGCTGAAGGGGAAGTCCATCGATTTCGTAGCGTCTCCCGCAATAGGAGGGCTCATAATAGGTCACGAGGTAGCTAAAGCCCTCGGTGTTCCCTTCATCTTCTGCGAGAGGGAAAACGGAAAGATGTCCCTCAGGAGGTTCCCTGTTCCTGTAGGAGAGCGGTTCGTGGTAGTGGAGGACGTCATCACCACCGGAGGCTCCGCTGCCGAGGTGGGAAGGTGTCTCTCAGAGGCTGGATGCGAGTGGGTGGACACAGCCTGCATAGTGGACAGAAGCGGAGGAAAGCACTGCTTCGATAAGGATCCCCTGTCTTTATGGAAGGTGTCTTTTCCCGTGTACGATCCAGACGAATGCCCACTCTGTTCGGATGGCAGCAAACCTTACAAACCGGGCAGCCGCTAG
- the pyrF gene encoding orotidine-5'-phosphate decarboxylase, translating to MHRDAELPLIMALDLDTLADARKTLNLVRGKLDYVKIGPRLFALGGVHFVKEMVDYGFKVFLDLKLHDIPNTIRLAVEAFGGIGLWSLTLHAAGGRRMLEEAVAARDRMGSSMKLFGISVLTSFNEEVWSEATPGCPMEEALRQRAWLCDDSGLDGVVCSPLDLPVIKDRVRPGLLKVVPGVRLTSLGDDQTRIATPCQAIKNGADYVVMGRPIYKADDIESAMNVIGDSIREGLKG from the coding sequence ATGCACCGAGACGCCGAGCTTCCCCTGATAATGGCCCTGGACCTCGACACCCTGGCGGATGCCAGAAAGACGTTGAATCTGGTGAGGGGGAAACTTGATTACGTAAAGATAGGTCCGAGACTTTTCGCCCTCGGAGGAGTCCATTTTGTAAAGGAAATGGTGGACTACGGCTTCAAGGTCTTCCTCGATCTCAAGCTCCACGACATACCTAATACCATACGTCTCGCGGTGGAGGCTTTCGGAGGGATAGGACTTTGGTCCCTGACTCTGCACGCGGCGGGAGGTCGAAGGATGCTGGAGGAAGCTGTGGCTGCAAGGGATAGAATGGGTTCCTCTATGAAACTTTTCGGTATCTCGGTGCTGACCAGCTTTAACGAGGAGGTCTGGTCGGAGGCTACCCCTGGTTGTCCCATGGAAGAGGCCTTGAGGCAGAGAGCTTGGCTGTGCGACGATTCCGGACTCGACGGAGTGGTCTGCTCTCCTCTGGACCTTCCGGTGATAAAAGACAGAGTCAGGCCCGGACTTCTCAAGGTGGTTCCCGGGGTCAGACTGACCTCTCTGGGAGACGACCAGACCAGGATCGCCACCCCCTGTCAGGCTATAAAGAACGGTGCGGACTATGTAGTGATGGGACGTCCAATATACAAGGCGGACGACATAGAATCGGCCATGAACGTTATAGGAGATTCAATAAGGGAGGGGCTCAAGGGATGA
- a CDS encoding dihydroorotate dehydrogenase — translation MLDLSVNIGSVPLRSPVIIASGTWGYDESLWREDLLRHVGAVCSKAITESPKDGNPGHRIWETPCGLLNSIGLQNTGIDDFVDEKIPKLKSYGVPIIANVSMEDERGLALIVERLVEVADCVDAIELNVSCPNVDKGCMSWGVSPVLTSQAVSMVQKIWKGPLWVKMTPQAPDPEGVARAAEDSGADALVVANTWLGMAIDVDSRKAVFDRVVAGFSGPAVFPMALRLVWQVSSAVSIPVIGCGGVSSGRDLLSMIMAGATAVELGTGMFRDIRLPENILREVKAYMTKEKVEDLRSLIGIAKR, via the coding sequence ATGCTTGATCTTTCGGTGAATATCGGATCGGTGCCCCTTCGATCTCCTGTGATAATAGCCTCCGGTACGTGGGGTTACGACGAATCTCTCTGGAGAGAGGACCTTCTCCGTCACGTCGGAGCCGTCTGTTCAAAGGCCATAACCGAATCGCCTAAAGACGGCAACCCCGGCCATAGAATATGGGAAACACCCTGCGGCTTGCTGAACAGCATAGGTCTTCAAAACACCGGAATAGACGATTTCGTCGACGAAAAGATCCCCAAGCTCAAATCTTACGGCGTTCCTATAATAGCCAACGTGTCCATGGAGGACGAGAGAGGCCTCGCCTTAATAGTGGAACGGCTGGTGGAGGTAGCGGACTGCGTGGACGCCATAGAGCTTAACGTGTCCTGTCCCAACGTGGACAAGGGGTGCATGTCATGGGGGGTAAGCCCTGTCCTGACGTCTCAGGCGGTGTCTATGGTACAGAAGATCTGGAAAGGGCCTCTTTGGGTCAAGATGACACCACAAGCCCCCGATCCGGAAGGCGTGGCCAGAGCCGCCGAGGATTCAGGAGCTGACGCTTTGGTCGTGGCAAATACATGGCTGGGTATGGCTATAGACGTCGACAGCAGGAAAGCGGTCTTCGACAGGGTGGTGGCGGGATTCTCCGGCCCGGCGGTCTTCCCGATGGCCCTTCGCCTCGTCTGGCAGGTCTCGTCAGCCGTGTCCATTCCGGTCATAGGCTGCGGCGGAGTCTCCTCCGGTCGGGATCTTCTGTCCATGATAATGGCCGGAGCTACCGCTGTAGAGCTCGGAACGGGGATGTTCAGAGATATTCGTCTTCCCGAGAATATCCTCAGAGAAGTGAAGGCCTATATGACCAAGGAAAAAGTAGAGGATCTGAGATCTCTCATCGGTATCGCCAAAAGATAG
- a CDS encoding FAD-binding oxidoreductase: MSGNVDDFPCKITAREMVGEDILSIRVRCPSIAESIYPGQFVLLRDPSWGMDPLLMRPFAVSAVHGEDLELLIKLVGRGTSLLAERSVGDDLVVRGPMGRGFSSPESSPIYVAGALGAAPLLFARQVFGAGRFVLGVPGEGWGPFVDYLEARCPEMEVFSDDGSIGVRGTALDGLEKGESCPIYACGPMGMMAAMVKLEPVSCQVSLESRMACGIGACCGCVIETVQGKKRVCADGPVFNLEEVVWNA; encoded by the coding sequence ATGAGCGGCAATGTCGACGATTTTCCCTGTAAGATAACGGCCAGAGAGATGGTAGGAGAGGACATATTGTCGATCAGGGTGAGGTGTCCCTCTATAGCCGAGTCCATCTATCCGGGGCAGTTCGTGCTGCTTAGGGATCCCTCCTGGGGGATGGACCCTCTATTGATGCGCCCCTTCGCCGTATCGGCGGTACATGGAGAGGATCTTGAGTTGCTGATAAAGCTGGTAGGGCGGGGAACTTCTCTTCTGGCGGAACGTTCCGTAGGCGACGATCTCGTGGTCAGAGGACCTATGGGACGTGGTTTTTCATCTCCGGAATCGTCGCCTATATACGTAGCGGGAGCTTTAGGGGCGGCGCCTCTTTTATTCGCCAGGCAGGTCTTCGGGGCGGGACGATTCGTCCTAGGAGTCCCCGGCGAGGGGTGGGGGCCGTTCGTGGACTATCTGGAAGCGAGGTGTCCCGAGATGGAGGTATTCTCCGACGACGGCTCCATCGGAGTCAGGGGAACGGCTCTTGACGGTCTTGAAAAAGGGGAGTCCTGTCCGATATACGCCTGTGGGCCCATGGGAATGATGGCGGCTATGGTAAAGCTGGAGCCTGTATCGTGTCAGGTAAGCCTGGAAAGCCGGATGGCCTGCGGAATCGGAGCCTGCTGCGGCTGTGTCATAGAGACGGTCCAAGGTAAGAAGCGTGTCTGTGCAGATGGCCCTGTCTTCAATTTGGAGGAGGTCGTATGGAATGCTTGA